A single window of Dermacentor albipictus isolate Rhodes 1998 colony chromosome 1, USDA_Dalb.pri_finalv2, whole genome shotgun sequence DNA harbors:
- the LOC139046922 gene encoding uncharacterized protein, whose protein sequence is MVRSKGHHPLPPPPPRSPTWQAPPLPPSPAAPGESSSSRTPPTGTHHPAQPSWTRPTANTPPPSLRRRRRSRRVLCYAAPPPRTGHAHEWEQHKDVKKQIEEQAGGGVRPHER, encoded by the coding sequence ATGGTACGCTCCAAAGGACACCACCcgctccccccaccccctccccggTCGCCCACATGGCAGGCGCCGCCGCTACCGCCGAGCCCAGCCGCCCCCGGGgagagcagcagcagccggaCCCCACCCACCGGCACCCACCACCCCGCACAGCCTTCATGGACTCGCCCTACCGCCAacaccccacccccctccctGCGCCGGCGTCGGCGAAGCCGCCGTGTTCTTTGCTACGCCGCCCCACCTCCTCGCACAGGACACGCACACGAGTGGGAACAACACAAAGACGTAAAAAAGCAGATCGAAGAACAGGCCGGCGGCGGGGTACGGCCACATGAGAGATAG